The proteins below are encoded in one region of Oncorhynchus nerka isolate Pitt River linkage group LG15, Oner_Uvic_2.0, whole genome shotgun sequence:
- the LOC115143303 gene encoding signal peptidase complex subunit 1-like codes for MLFETGSLTRQIEYFFFFHLIIQHSKMLSIFNSIPTHMDYKGQKLAEQIFQGIILVSAVIGFAYGLIIEQFGWTVYIVLGGFAVSCLLTLPPWPMYRQNPLSWQPALPETTGETQQKPQENLKKKKHK; via the exons ATGCTTTTTGAAACCGGAAGTCTAACCAGACAAATTGAATACTTTTTCTTCTTTCATCTGATTATCCAACATAGCAAGATGTTGTCAATATTCAACTCCATTCCAACACACATG GATTATAAAGGACAGAAACTGGCGGAGCAGATCTTCCAAGGAATCATACTTGTCTCAGCG GTTATTGGATTTGCTTACGGCCTCATCATTGAACAGTTTGGGTGGACTGTATACATAGTGTTAGGAGGTTTCGCTGTGTCTTGTTTG CTGACCCTGCCCCCCTGGCCCATGTACAGACAGAACCCCCTCTCCTGGCAGCCAGCCCTACCAGAGACTACGGGAGAAACCCAGCAAAAGCCTCAGGAGAatctgaagaagaagaagcaCAAGTAG
- the LOC115143301 gene encoding guanine nucleotide-binding protein-like 3: protein MKRPGLKKASKRVSCSKRYKIQKKVREHNRKLKKDAKKKGVGKKAKKDIGVPNKAPFKEDILREAEQRRLKLEEEKEKKKLAKQQQRAQKRKKENAASSDRDTKVKKARKELPSQEDLVKQMVKQSDPRNSKKHFCSELNKVIDASDVIIEVLDARDPLGCRCPQLEEAVLKRGGNKKLLFLLNKIDLVPKENVEKWLQCLQLEFPVVAFKASTQLQDKTVQEKKARFATLNGVVDQTKGVACYGGGCLLQLLGDFANGTGRGGSVKVGLVGFPNVGKSSLINSLKGMRACNAGVQRGITRCFQDVHISKNVKMIDSPGIVAAQSNPKAAMALRSLQVEDKQETVLEAVRTLLKQCNKQQVMLQYNVPDFRNSLEFLSFFAKKRGFLQKGGFPNTELAASTFLSDWTGAKLSYHCKAPEKASLPPYLSDDIVTEMQKGWDLDKLRKSNEETLRSVKFPNQASSIILLSKGPTAGVLSDSDVVEDKPAQGPTEEEEMEGSCANQEDDGVEEVSDADETDEPPIKTPVTKEPAKVRFQVPVPVNILSSVQTDDAYDFNTDFK from the exons ATGAAGCGCCCAG GGTTAAAGAAAGCAAGTAAACGTGTGTCTTGCTCCAAACGTTACAAAATACAGAAAAAG GTCCGGGAACACAACAGAAAACTAAAAAAAGATGCAAAAAAGAAAGGAGTAGGCAAAAAAGCGAAAAAGGATATTGGAGTTCCCAACAAAGCACCCTTCAAAGAGGATATTCTGCGGGAAGCAGAACAGAGGAGGTTAAAG CTTGAAgaagaaaaagagaaaaaaaagctTGCCAAGCAACAACAACGGGctcagaagaggaagaaggaaaACGCTGCCAGTAGTGATAGAGACACCAAAGTGAAGAAAGCCAGAAAG GAGTTACCGTCACAGGAGGACCTTGTCAAACAGATGGTGAAACAAAGTGACCCGAGGAATTCAAAGAAGCACTTTTGTTCAGAATTAAACAAG GTGATCGATGCCTCTGACGTTATAATTGAAGTCCTAGACGCCAGAGATCCCCTTGGCTGCAGGTGTCCACAGCTAGAGGAAGCTGTACTGAAGAGGGGTGGAAACAAGAAGCTACTATTCCTGTTGAACAAAATAG ATCTTGTCCCTAAAGAGAATGTGGAGAAGTGGCTGCAGTGTCTTCAGCTTGAGTTCCCAGTTGTGGCGTTCAAGGCATCCACACAACTACAGGATAAAACGGTG CAAGAGAAGAAGGCTAGGTTTGCAACTCTTAATGGAGTAGTAGACCAGACCAAAGGAGTGGCGTGTTATGGCGGTGGCTGTCTTCTCCAGCTCCTGGGAGACTTTGCaaatgggacagggagagggggctCAGTAAAAGTGGGCTTAGTCG GGTTCCCCAACGTGGGGAAGAGCAGTTTGATCAACAGCTTAAAAGGGATGAGGGCCTGTAATGCAGGAGTCCAGAGAGGGATCACCAG GTGCTTCCAAGATGTCCACATCTCTAAAAATGTCAAGATGATTGATAGCCCAGGGATAGTGGCGGCCCAGTCTAACCCAAAAGCTGCCATGGCGCTGAGGAGTCTCCAGGTGGAGGACAAGCAGGAGACTGTTCTAGAGGCCGTCAGGACCCTGCTCAAACAGTGCAACAAGCAACAG GTAATGCTTCAGTACAATGTTCCGGACTTCAGAAACTCGTTGGAGTTTTTATCCTTTTTTGCCAAGAAACGTGGATTTTTGCAGAAGGGTGGATTCCCTAACACAGAGCTGGCTGCCTCTACCTTCCTCAGTGATTGGACAGG GGCAAAGCTGAGTTATCACTGCAAAGCCCCTGAAAAGGCAAGCCTTCCCCCATACCTCTCTGACGACATTGTAACAGAGATGCAGAAGGGCTGGGACTTGGACAAGCTGAGGAAGAGCAACGAGGAGACTCTAAGAA GTGTAAAGTTCCCAAACCAGGCCAGCAGCATCATCCTCCTGTCTAAAGGCCCCACTGCAGGAGTGCTGAGTGACAGTGACGTGGTTGAGGACAAACCTGCTCAAGGGCCCactgaggaagaggagatggagggtagCTGTGCGAACCAAGAG GATGATGGGGTTGAAGAGGTGTCTGATGCAGATGAAACGGATGAACCACCGATAAAGACACCAGTTACAA AAGAACCTGCCAAAGTGAGGTTCCAGGTTCCTGTCCCAGTCAACATTCTCTCCTCAGTCCAGACAGATGATGCCTATGACTTCAACACAGATTTTAAATGA
- the LOC115143302 gene encoding LOW QUALITY PROTEIN: serine/threonine-protein kinase Nek4-like (The sequence of the model RefSeq protein was modified relative to this genomic sequence to represent the inferred CDS: inserted 1 base in 1 codon) gives MNNYMFIRVVGKGSYGEVNLVKHKTDRKQYVIKKLNLTTSSKRERRAAEQEAQLLSRLRHPNIVTYRESWEGEDCQLYIAMGFCEGGDLYHRLKQQKGELLPERQVVEWFVQIAMALQYLHEEHILHRDLKTQNIFLTKTNIIKVGDLGIARVLENQNDMASTLIGTPYYMSPELFSNKPYNHKSDVWALGCCVYEMSTLKHAFNAKDMNSLVYRIVEGKLPQMPSKYDPQLGALIKSMLCKRPEDRPDVKLILRQPYIKRQIAMFLEATKEKTAKSRKKAVGGSRRPNSAASVVSSQPGPERPPQCPQPDPNTRGKRKEEINTQEHKGRNGITQDTPPQTHLTTKSPTQDILNTTGVSLATISKIDIDLQTQEETNTQRGDPPQTVSNARADNDTLCQSSVEEQMGGNLDPPPSLPHPRRLLSSVSTREEESKTTNGPVMQGAPKTRDRVRTSVERTVNTDDKDDTMELLKDVVIESPATGHSICLGVSTSFSELRSAGQLKVESTGQTFEVNIENKDDTRNLLKEVPAHKHTAVVKESLVSTEKLLEPLPPVAPCHLEPLPQXPQQDTPPLCTPSSSEPSVSCQRRQRDRGRIQSDQDKWNKVAAPRPLPPPPINALVVEVKKRSRTNTDKKRATTTTFVTTISSSKDGNTPLPQQERPLTARERRRLRQSQQNPSQPIVNAERRASYDVSSLHNKQPESQNSTVTRSVSEMGKETNQQDRFLGRPSDEDECSSSTSSTDHSEGDCKEGKSESSDMQDLVQMMTQTLRMDGRDTVSELDGVRSTPLAEFKLNMKYRDTLMLHGKAREEQEFHFSELSTGTTSGPAKIRRAIEHLKTDVVKGLGVKLLDRVLDIMEDDDEDKRELCLRKQMGDDKYQSYALMVRQLKFFEDVSFKG, from the exons ATGAATAATTACATGTTTATCAGAGTTGTTGGAAAGGGGAGTTATGGAGAGGTGAATCTGGTGAAACACAAAACAGACCGTAAACAG TATGTCATAAAGAAGTTGAACTTGACCACGTCCTCGAAACGTGAGCGGCGAGCCGCGGAACAGGAGGCTCAGCTTCTCTCGCGACTACGACACCCAAACATCGTGACTTACAGGGAGTCGTGGGAAGGAGAAGACTGCCAACTCTACATCGCCATGGGCTTCTGCGAGGGAGGCGACCTCTACCATAGACTCAAGCAACAGAAGGGGGAACTCCTACCTGAAAGGCAGGTGGTGGAGTGGTTCGTCCAGATAGCTATGGCCCTCCAG TATCTACATGAGGAGCATATCTTGCACCGGGACCTAAAGACCCAGAATATCTTCCTCACCAAGACTAACATCATTAAAGTAGGAGACCTTGGCATCGCCCGGGTTCTGGAGAATCAGAACGACATGGCCAGCACTCTAATAGGAACACCGTACTACATGAGCCCGGAGCTGTTTTCCAACAAACCCTACAACCACAAG TCTGACGTGTGGGCGCTGGGCTGCTGTGTGTACGAGATGTCCACCCTGAAACATGCCTTCAATGCCAAGGACATGAACTCACTCGTTTACCGCATTGTAGAGGGAAAG CTGCCTCAGATGCCGAGTAAGTATGACCCTCAGCTGGGCGCTCTGATAAAGAGCATGCTGTGtaagagaccagaggacagaccTGATGTCAAACTCATCCTACGTCAGCCCTACATCAAACGACAAATCGCCATGTTTTTAGAGGCCACCAAAGA GAAAACTGCCAAGTCCAGAAAGAAAGCGGTTGGTGGCAGTCGCAGACCCAATAGTGCAGCATCTGTGGTTTCGTCTCAGCCAGGGCCTGAGCGCCCCCCTCAATGTCCCCAGCCAGACCCAAACACCAGAGGGAAAAGG AAGGAAGAGATCAACACACAGGAGCACAAAGGACGCAATGGAATCACACAGGACACCCCACCCCAGACACATCTAACAACCAAATCCCCTACACAAGACATTCTCAACACCACTGGTGTGTCTTTGGCAACCATCAGTAAAATTGACATTGATCTCCAGACACAGGAAGAGACAAACACCCAGAGAGGGGATCCTCCCCAGACCGTGTCCAACGCCAGGGCAGATAATGACACTCTTTGTCAGAGCTCTGTGGAGGAGCAGATGGGAGGGAATCTggatccccctccctccctgcctcatcCGCGCAGGCTGCTATCAAGTGTCAGTACCAGGGAAGAGGAGAGCAAGACCACCAATGGACCTGTAATGCAGGGTGCCCCAAAGACCAGAGACAGAGTCAGAACCTCTGTAGAGAGAACTGTGAACACGGACGATAAAGATGACACAATGGAGCTACTCAAGGATGTGGTCATTGAGAGCCCAGCTACTGGACATAGTATATGTCTGGGTGTTTCTACCAGTTTTTCTGAGTTAAGGTCTGCAGGACAACTCAAAGTGGAATCCACTGGACAGACGTTTGAAGTAAATATAGAGAACAAGGACGACACCAGGAATCTTCTCAAGGAGGTTCCTGCACACAAACATACTGCCGTTGTCAAA GAGAGCTTGGTATCCACAGAAAAGCTCTTAGAGCCCCTTCCTCCTGTG GCACCCTGTCATTTGGAGCCCCTCCCCC TCCCACAGCAGGACACGCCCCCTCTgtgtaccccctcctcctctgaaCCCTCTGTCTCCTGCCAACGTAGACAAAGGGACAGGGGGCGGATACAGAGTGATCAGGACAAG TGGAATAAAGTAGCAGCTCCTAGACCTCTACCGCCTCCTCCTATTAATGCACTGGTAGTGGAGGTGAAGAAGAGAAGCAGGACAAACACAGATAAGAAGAGGGCCACCACAACGACTTTCGTCACAACCATTAGCTCCTCCAAGGACGGCAACACTCCACTGCCACAG CAGGAGCGTCCTCTGACtgccagggagaggagaagactgaGGCAGTCCCAGCAGAACCCCAGCCAACCAA TTGTCAATGCAGAAAGAAGGGCGTCTTATGATGTTTCCTCTTTACATAATAAGCAGCCAGAGTCCCAGAACTCCACTGTCACTCGCTCTGTATCTGAAATGGGAAAGGAAACCAACCAG cAGGACAGGTTTTTGGGGCGCCCATCAGACGAAGACGAATGCAGCTCCTCCACCAGCTCAACAGATCACTCCGAGGGGGACTGCAAAGAGGG AAAGAGTGAATCCAGTGATATGCAGGACCTGGTTCAGATGATGACCCAGACATTGCGAATGGATGGCAGAGATACTGTTAGTGAGCTGGATGGTGTTAGATCTACTCCACTAGCTGAGTTTAAGCTGAACATGAAGTATAGGGACACCCTGATGCTGCATGGGAAAGCTAGAGAGGAGCAGGAGTTCCACTTCAGTGAATTATCCACCG GCACCACATCTGGACCGGCAAAGATCCGCAGAGCAATTGAGCACCTGAAAACAGATGTGGTGAAGGGACTTGGCGTGAAGCTGTTGGACAGAGTCCTGGACATAATGGAGGACGATGATGAGGACAAACGAGAG CTGTGTCTTCGGAAgcagatgggagatgacaagtaCCAGTCATATGCTTTGATGGTGCGGCAGCTAAAATTCTTTGAAGACGTTTCTTTCAAGGGTTAG